A stretch of Candidatus Bathyarchaeota archaeon DNA encodes these proteins:
- the thyX gene encoding FAD-dependent thymidylate synthase, whose translation MKAELLSHTPIERLKKNAKEGLTDNDLLSHTAFTFAIEGISRACSHQLVRHRVASYSQQSQRYITEKKLREKIVTPSSIGERSEIFRDLVEASGEAYGKLVESGVPKEDARFVLPNAAETSMIMTMDGESLNHFFGLRCCERAQWEIRDLADAMLLEVIAVAPSLFKETGPYCSQRGYCTEGRFTCNRINEVKEQYKELRERS comes from the coding sequence ATGAAAGCAGAACTGCTGAGCCATACCCCCATTGAACGGTTAAAGAAAAACGCCAAGGAAGGCCTGACGGATAATGACCTCCTATCTCACACGGCATTCACCTTCGCCATTGAAGGGATCAGCCGGGCTTGCAGCCATCAGCTTGTTAGGCATAGAGTGGCATCCTATTCCCAGCAGAGCCAGCGATACATCACAGAGAAAAAGCTCAGAGAAAAAATCGTCACTCCCAGTTCCATCGGAGAAAGATCCGAAATATTCCGTGATCTTGTGGAAGCCTCCGGAGAAGCATATGGAAAACTGGTGGAATCAGGCGTCCCCAAGGAAGACGCTAGGTTCGTTCTCCCAAATGCTGCCGAGACAAGTATGATCATGACAATGGATGGAGAATCGCTCAACCACTTTTTCGGTCTTCGTTGCTGTGAACGGGCTCAATGGGAGATCAGGGACTTGGCAGACGCTATGCTCCTCGAAGTCATAGCTGTGGCCCCCAGCCTCTTTAAGGAAACCGGCCCCTATTGTAGCCAGCGGGGATACTGCACCGAGGGGAGATTCACCTGCAACAGGATAAACGAAGTCAAGGAGCAATACAAGGAGCTACGAGAAAGGAGCTAG
- a CDS encoding class I SAM-dependent methyltransferase family protein — translation MSLSLRAELKTLLPPDKFSIMTKSFDIYGSKRKAVAVIEISDELRDVEKQIAEAIMRVHRNVSSVLAKESARTGDYRIRELRLIAGNPDTEVLHRESGCVFRLDPATVYFSPRESMERDRLTEVVGNGEEVLVMFSGIGPIPIRIAKKKTSVNVIAVELNPVAHNYCIENIYLNRVSDRVQPIKGDVRQICPEIGKTYDRIIMPLPLGAYKFLDVAVPLLRDRGAIHLYYWSPQENGFTEAEKLIAEAAAKHGRSAEFMDHTRVSQYSPGTWKLRLNARLLMTKRA, via the coding sequence ATGAGCCTTAGCCTTCGAGCTGAGCTGAAGACCCTCCTCCCTCCCGACAAGTTCAGCATTATGACAAAGTCCTTCGATATTTACGGCTCCAAGAGAAAGGCCGTGGCGGTGATTGAGATATCTGACGAACTGAGGGACGTGGAGAAGCAGATCGCTGAGGCTATCATGAGGGTCCACAGGAATGTCTCCAGCGTCCTCGCGAAGGAATCGGCCAGAACCGGAGACTATCGGATCAGAGAGCTCAGGCTTATCGCAGGAAACCCGGACACCGAGGTCCTCCATAGGGAGTCTGGCTGCGTATTCAGGCTCGACCCAGCAACCGTCTACTTCTCTCCCCGAGAAAGCATGGAGAGAGATAGATTGACGGAGGTTGTGGGAAACGGCGAAGAGGTTCTGGTGATGTTTAGCGGTATCGGTCCGATTCCAATAAGAATAGCTAAAAAAAAAACCTCGGTCAATGTGATCGCCGTCGAGTTGAATCCCGTAGCCCATAACTACTGCATAGAAAACATCTATCTCAATAGGGTCTCTGACAGGGTCCAACCCATCAAGGGCGACGTTAGGCAGATCTGCCCCGAGATAGGAAAGACGTACGATAGGATTATTATGCCCCTCCCCCTGGGAGCCTACAAGTTTCTTGATGTTGCTGTCCCGCTCCTAAGGGACAGAGGCGCCATCCACCTCTACTATTGGAGCCCCCAGGAGAATGGATTTACCGAAGCAGAGAAGCTCATTGCGGAAGCTGCTGCAAAACATGGACGGTCGGCAGAATTTATGGATCACACACGGGTCTCCCAGTACAGCCCTGGGACATGGAAGCTGAGGTTGAATGCGAGACTATTAATGACCAAAAGAGCCTGA